In Sorghum bicolor cultivar BTx623 chromosome 10, Sorghum_bicolor_NCBIv3, whole genome shotgun sequence, one genomic interval encodes:
- the LOC8058455 gene encoding probable homogentisate phytyltransferase 1, chloroplastic, with translation MDALRLRPSLLSAARPGAARPRDHFLPPCCSIQRNGEGRICFSSQRTQGPTLYHHQKFFDWKSSYCRISHQSLNTSVNASGQQLQSEPEAHDSTTIWRAISSSLDAFYRFSRPHTVIGTALSIVSVSLLAVQSLSDISPLFLTGLLQAVVAALFMNIYIVGLNQLFDIEIDKVNKPTLPLASGEYTPATGVAIVSVFAAMSFGLGWAVGSQPLFWALFISFVLGTAYSINLPYLRWKRFAVVAALCILAVRAVIVQLAFFLHIQTFVFRRPAVFSRPLIFATGFMTFFSVVIALFKDIPDIEGDRIFGIRSFSVRLGQKKVFWICVGLLEMAYSVALLMGATSSSLWSKTVTIAGHSILAGILWSCARSVDLTSKAAITSFYMFIWKLFYAEYLLIPLVR, from the exons ATGGATGCGCTCCGCCTACGGCCGTCCCTCCTCTCCGCCGCGCGTCCCGGCGCCGCCCGCCCGCGAG ATCATTTTCTACCACCATGTTGTTCCATCCAACGAAATGGTGAAGGGCGAATTTGCTTTTCTAGCCAAAGGACCCAAGGTCCTACCTTGTATCACCATCAGAAATTCTTCGACTGGAAATCCTCCTATTGTAGGATATCACATCAGTCATTAAATACTTCTGTTAATGCTTCGGGGCAACAGCTGCAGTCTGAACCTGAAGCACATGATTCTACAACCATCTGGAGGGCAATATCATCTTCTCTAGATGCATTTTACAGATTTTCCCGGCCACATACTGTCATAGGAACA GCATTAAGCATAGTCTCAGTTTCCCTTCTAGCTGTCCAGAGCTTGTCTGATATATCACCTTTGTTCCTCACGGGTTTGCTGCAG GCAGTGGTAGCTGCTCTTTTCATGAATATCTATATTGTTGGACTGAACCAGTTATTCGACATTGAGATAGACAAG GTTAACAAGCCAACTCTTCCATTGGCATCCGGGGAATACACCCCTGCAACTGGGGTTGCAATAGTTTCGGTCTTTGCTGCTATG AGCTTTGGCCTTGGATGGGCTGTTGGATCACAACCTCTGTTTTGGgctcttttcataagctttgtcCTTGGAACTGCATATTCAATCAAT CTGCCGTACCTTAGATGGAAGAGATTTGCTGTTGTTGCAGCACTCTGCATATTAGCAGTTCGTGCAGTGATTGTTCAGCTGGCTTTTTTCCTCCACATTCAG ACTTTTGTTTTCAGAAGACCGGCGGTATTTTCTAGGCCACTGATATTTGCAACTGGATTTATGACGTTCTTCTCAGTTGTAATAGCACTATTTAAG GATATACCTGATATCGAAGGGGACCGCATTTTTGGGATTCGATCTTTTAGTGTCCGGTTAGGTCAAAAGAAG GTCTTCTGGATCTGTGTTGGCCTGCTTGAGATGGCTTACAGCGTTGCATTACTGATGGGAGCTACTTCTTCCTCTTTGTGGAGCAAAACAGTAACT ATTGCTGGCCATTCCATACTTGCTGGGATCTTATGGAGCTGCGCGAGATCGGTGGACCTGACGAGCAAAGCCGCAATAACATCCTTCTACATGTTCATCTGGAAG CTGTTCTACGCGGAGTACCTGCTCATCCCTCTGGTGCGGTGA
- the LOC8058454 gene encoding pentatricopeptide repeat-containing protein At2g18940, chloroplastic gives MEATGRGLFPNKPTLPAGPRKRGPLIPAAPPPPSPSSLPLDSLLLHLTAAPAPAPAPRRSHPTPTPPHSFLSPAAQALVLAISSHPLPTLPAFLASRRDELLPADIPSLLKALELSGHWEWALALLRWAGAEGAADASALEMVVRALGREGQHDAVCALLDEMPLPPGSRLDVRAYTTVLHALSRAGRYERAVELFAELRRQGVAPTLVTYNVVLDVYGRMGRSWPRIVALLDEMRAAGVEPDDFTASTVIAACCRDGLVDEAVAFFEDLKARGHTPCVVTYNALLQVFGKAGNYTEALRVLKEMEQDGCQPDAVTYNELAGTYARAGFYEEAAKCLDTMTSKGLLPNAFTYNTVMTAYGNIGKVDEALALFDQMKKSGCVPNVNTYNFILGMLGKKSRFTVMLEMLGEMSRSGCTPNRVTWNTMLAVCGKRGMEDYVTRVLEGMKSCGVELSRDTYNTLIAAYGRCGSRTNAFKMYNEMTSAGFAPCLTTYNALLNVLSRQGDWSTAQSIVSKMRTKGFKPNDQSYSLLLQCYAKGGNIAGIDAIEKEVYGGTVFPSWVILRTLVIANFKCRRLGGIEKAFQEVKARGYNPDLVIFNSMLSMYAKNGMYSKVTEIFDSIKQSGLSPDLITYNSLMDMYAKCSESWEAEKILNQLKSSQVKPDVVSYNTVINGFCKQGLIKEAQRILSEMIADGMAPCVVTYHTLVGGYASLEMFSEAREVINYMIQHNLKPMELTYRRVVDSYCKAKRFEEARSFLSEVSETDPNFDKKVLHTLAAYIEDAQFGR, from the coding sequence atgGAGGCCACCGGCCGGGGCCTGTTCCCGAACAAGCCCACCCTCCCGGCGGGGCCGAGGAAGCGGGGCCCGCTCATCCCGGCCGCGcccccgccgccgtcgccctccTCGCTCCCGCTCGACTCGCTCCTGCTCCACCTcaccgcggcgccggcgccggccccCGCGCCGCGGCGGTCGCACCCGACACCGACGCCGCCGCACTCCTTCCTCTCCCCCGCCGCGCAGGCGCTGGTGCTCGCCATCTCCTCGCACCCGCTCCCGACACTCCCGGCCTTCCTCGCCTCCCGCCGCGACGAGCTCCTCCCCGCGGACATCCCGTCCTTGCTCAAGGCGCTCGAGCTCTCGGGGCACTGGGAGTGGGCGCTCGCGCTCCTCCGATGGGCCGGCGCCGAGGGCGCCGCCGACGCGTCCGCGCTCGAGATGGTCGTCCGCGCGCTGGGGCGCGAGGGCCAGCACGACGCCGTCTGCGCGCTGCTCGACGAAATGCCGCTCCCGCCCGGGTCCCGCCTCGACGTCCGCGCCTACACCACCGTGCTGCACGCGCTCTCCCGGGCGGGTCGGTACGAGCGCGCGGTCGAGCTCTTCGCCGAGCTCCGGCGGCAGGGGGTGGCGCCCACGCTCGTCACCTACAACGTCGTGCTCGACGTGTACGGCCGGATGGGCCGCTCGTGGCCACGGATTGTTGCCCTCCTAGATGAGATGCGGGCCGCCGGGGTCGAGCCTGACGACTTCACTGCCAGCACGGTGATCGCCGCGTGCTGCCGTGATGGGCTTGTTGATGAGGCGGTGGCATTCTTCGAGGACCTCAAGGCCCGGGGCCACACCCCATGCGTCGTCACCTACAATGCGCTGCTCCAGGTGTTTGGCAAGGCCGGAAACTACACGGAGGCGCTGCGTGTGCTTAAGGAGATGGAGCAGGACGGCTGTCAGCCAGATGCTGTGACGTACAATGAGCTCGCCGGAACATATGCCCGGGCTGGGTTCTACGAGGAGGCTGCCAAGTGCCTGGACACAATGACATCCAAGGGTTTATTGCCAAACGCATTCACATATAACACCGTCATGACAGCTTATGGGAATATTGGGAAGGTGGATGAGGCACTTGCCCTGTTTGACCAGATGAAGAAGAGCGGGTGTGTGCCGAATGTGAACACATACAATTTTATCCTTGGCATGCTTGGCAAGAAATCAAGGTTCACTGTGATGCTAGAGATGCTTGGAGAGATGTCAAGGAGTGGATGCACACCAAATCGGGTCACATGGAACACAATGCTTGCGGTCTGTGGGAAGCGTGGCATGGAGGACTATGTCACCCGGGTTCTGGAGGGGATGAAGTCTTGTGGGGTTGAACTGAGCCGAGACACCTACAACACCCTGATAGCTGCATATGGTCGGTGTGGCTCAAGGACTAATGCTTTCAAGATGTACAATGAAATGACCAGTGCTGGGTTCGCCCCCTGCCTCACCACATACAACGCATTGTTGAATGTGCTATCACGACAAGGTGATTGGTCCACTGCTCAGTCAATCGTAAGCAAAATGAGGACCAAGGGGTTTAAGCCAAATGATCAGTCATATTCACTATTGCTCCAGTgttatgcaaaagggggcaacaTTGCAGGGATAGATGCAATCGAAAAAGAAGTTTACGGAGGTACCGTTTTCCCAAGTTGGGTTATCTTGAGGACCCTTGTCATTGCCAATTTCAAGTGCCGACGATTGGGTGGCATTGAGAAGGCATTTCAAGAGGTAAAGGCCAGAGGTTACAATCCTGACCTCGTCATATTCAACTCCATGCTGTCAATGTATGCAAAAAACGGGATGTACAGCAAGGTCACCGAGATCTTCGATTCAATCAAGCAGAGCGGGCTAAGCCCCGACCTCATCACTTACAATAGCTTGATGGACATGTACGCAAAGTGTAGTGAATCGTGGGAGGCTGAGAAGATACTGAATCAGCTCAAAAGCTCTCAGGTGAAGCCTGACGTTGTGTCCTATAACACGGTCATAAACGGATTCTGCAAGCAAGGGCTGATCAAAGAAGCTCAGAGGATCCTCTCCGAGATGATCGCTGACGGCATGGCTCCCTGTGTTGTAACCTATCACACACTCGTTGGGGGATACGCCAGCCTGGAGATGTTCAGCGAAGCTAGAGAGGTTATCAACTACATGATTCAGCACAACCTGAAGCCCATGGAGCTGACCTACAGGAGAGTAGTCGATAGTTACTGCAAAGCGAAGCGATTTGAGGAGGCTCGCAGCTTCCTGTCTGAGGTTTCAGAAACTGACCCGAATTTTGATAAGAAAGTGCTGCATACGCTCGCAGCCTATATAGAGGATGCACAGTTTGGAAGGTAG
- the LOC8069369 gene encoding uncharacterized protein LOC8069369 gives MESSAAGGGTPPRPSASAGASPPAPPPPPPPPRGWLAGLVSGAGRILAAVLGPEPSASGSGSISSAAASDGDSPSASCSPAWYLPPGLHGEGCNDATDNGDSQVFPLSNNQSNQGEKETVLKDYPGSLAIVSEIEPKDAIMQLLMQETYSRSECNKFIKIIQERVLDSDSGDIDAGGFALTSARKVGRLAIDGYSSFSPHESSPATSSLQMHGCDNSAAVGTIPKLTHTNQSPFINNAKNMNPVLKRNYTVREDAYGEIRRVRPKINGNSWENSKFKQVDIIRNNPAANSREEPTARNPSASRDGKKLLNDILGANNLRYPNFISKVETADEILDVPDKPSAVTPQQYDSSFPQAGREQKGFGATTLNQCSNEDLKKGFALKVEPLNAFLPFEQQMMDLSHRKQEHAACDDSCSLSKLMLKEDIEAAPSLPMGMHLQTGSKNRRRRQPNLQKTTPTPTRSPRKGQRRKNSDAVVKSEMDLLEQSKLVLTEQEPGLGDVPVKRPVGRPRKARNGPSSDDPSTPAS, from the exons ATGGAGTCATCCGCCGCGGGGGGCGGCACCCCTCCCCGGCCGTCGGCGTCCGCCGGGGCCTCgcctccggctcctcctcccccgcccccgccgccgaGGGGGTGGCTCGCGGGCCTCGTCTCCGGCGCCGGCCGGATCCTCGCCGCCGTGCTCGGGCCCGAGCCCTCCgcttccggctccggctccattTCATCAGCCGCAGCGTCGGACGGGGACTCCCCGTCGGCCTCGTGCTCGCCGGCATGGTACCTGCCTCCTGGCCTTCACGGCGAGGGCTGCAATGACGCCACCG ATAATGGTGATTCCCAAGTCTTTCCCCTGAGTAATAATCAGTCAAATCAG GGTGAAAAGGAGACTGTTCTAAAAGACTACCCTGGGTCCCTAgcaattgtttctgagattgaACCAAAGGATGCTataatgcaattgcttatgcagGAAACCTATTCAAG GTCCGAGTGCAACAAGTTTATAAAGATAATTCAAGAGCGGGTTTTAGATTCAGATTCAGGTGATATAGATGCTGGTGGGTTTGCTCTTACAAGTGCTCGGAAGGTTGGCAGACTAGCCATAGATGGATACTCTTCATTTAGTCCACATGAATCCTCACCTGCAACTTCTAGTCTTCAAATGCATGGCTGTGATAATAGCGCTGCTGTGGGCACTATTCCAAAATTAACTCATACCAACCAAAGCCCTTTCATCAACAATGCTAAGAACATGAATCCA GTTCTCAAACGAAATTACACTGTTAGAGAGGATGCATATGGGGAGATTCGAAGAGTCAGGCCAAAGATTAATGGAAATTCAtgggaaaattcaaaattcaagcaAGTTGATATTATTCGAAATAATCCAG CTGCAAATTCACGTGAAGAGCCCACTGCCAGGAATCCGAGTGCTTCCAGAGATGGAAAGAAGCTGTTAAATGATATTCTGGGAGCCAACAATTTAAGATACCCTAACTTTATTTCAAAAGTTGAAACTGCTGATGAAATATTAGATGTCCCCGATAAACCTTCAGCTGTAACCCCACAACAATATGATTCCAGTTTCCCGCAAGCTGGTAGGGAACAAAAAGGTTTTGGTGCTACAACACTTAATCAGTGTTCTAATGAG GACCTGAAGAAAGGCTTTGCTTTGAAGGTGGAGCCTTTGAATGCATTTCTTCCTTTCGAGCAGCAGATGATGGACTTATCACACAGGAAGCAAGAGC ATGCTGCCTGTGATGATTCATGCTCTCTCTCAAAATTAATGTTGAAGGAGGATATTGAAGCTGCACCCAG CCTGCCGATGGGCATGCACCTACAAACTGGCTCCAAGAACCGCAGGAGGAGGCAACCCAACTTACAGAAGACCACGCCAACTCCAACAAGGTCACCTAGAAAGGGTCAACGTCGAAAGAACAGCGATGCCGTAGTCAAATCGGAGATGGACTTGCTTGAGCAAAGCAAGCTGGTACTTACGGAACAAGAACCAGGGCTGGGAGATGTTCCGGTGAAGAGACCTGTTGGGAGACCCAGGAAGGCGAG GAATGGACCTAGCTCAGATGATCCGAGCACCCCTGCTTCGTAG